The Candidatus Deferrimicrobium sp. genome has a segment encoding these proteins:
- the leuD gene encoding 3-isopropylmalate dehydratase small subunit, with the protein MEMKGKAWKYGDDVDTDVIIPARYLNTSDPAELARHCMEDIDASFASKVASGDFIVAGKNFGCGSSREHAPIAIKASGASAVIARSFARIFYRNAFNMGLPIFEAPDAVDEIEPGDRLAVDMERGSLRNETKGKEYRFTPIPPFMRELVAAGGLLNYIAKRKKGA; encoded by the coding sequence ATGGAGATGAAGGGCAAGGCGTGGAAGTACGGGGACGACGTCGACACGGACGTCATCATCCCCGCGCGGTACCTGAACACCTCCGACCCGGCGGAGCTCGCCCGCCACTGCATGGAGGACATCGACGCCTCCTTCGCGTCGAAGGTGGCTTCGGGCGACTTCATCGTCGCCGGGAAGAACTTCGGCTGCGGCTCCTCCCGGGAGCACGCACCGATCGCGATCAAGGCGTCCGGCGCGTCGGCGGTCATCGCGCGCTCGTTCGCCCGGATCTTCTACCGGAACGCCTTCAACATGGGGTTGCCGATCTTCGAGGCCCCCGACGCCGTCGATGAGATCGAGCCCGGAGATCGCCTCGCCGTGGACATGGAGCGGGGTTCCCTGCGGAACGAGACGAAAGGGAAGGAGTACCGATTCACCCCGATCCCGCCGTTCATGCGGGAGCTGGTGGCCGCCGGGGGGCTGTTGAACTATATCGCGAAGCGGAAGAAGGGGGCTTGA
- the leuB gene encoding 3-isopropylmalate dehydrogenase, which yields MASKKICVFPGDGIGPEVVREGLSVLRVIEQAAGKRMFETEEELLGGASYDVHGVPMSRNALALARASDAVLLGAVGGPRWDPLPFAVRPERALLGLRKELGLFANLRPAVVFAPLLDASPLRRELVEGIDLMVVRELTGGIYFGEPRGVSFINGVETGINTEIYTRPEIERVARVAFELSRKRSRRVTSVDKSNVLEATELWRKVVSEVGAKEYPDVALSHMLVDNCAMQLIRNPRQFDVVVTTNLFGDILTDEASMITGSIGMLPSASIGGKVGMYEPIHGSAPDIAGKGVANPLATILSVAMMLKYSFDMPAEAARIEKAVERVLADGYRTGDIYREGEGKKVGTTEMGDRVRHAVLNQYQKR from the coding sequence ATGGCCTCGAAGAAGATCTGCGTGTTTCCGGGCGACGGGATCGGTCCGGAGGTCGTCCGGGAGGGGCTCTCGGTCCTCAGGGTCATCGAGCAGGCGGCCGGCAAGCGGATGTTCGAGACGGAGGAGGAACTCCTGGGCGGCGCATCGTACGACGTCCACGGGGTCCCGATGTCCCGGAACGCCCTCGCGCTCGCGAGGGCGTCCGACGCGGTGCTGCTCGGTGCGGTCGGCGGACCGAGGTGGGATCCCCTCCCGTTCGCCGTTCGTCCCGAGCGGGCGCTCCTGGGGCTGCGCAAGGAGCTGGGGCTCTTCGCGAACCTTCGTCCCGCGGTCGTGTTCGCCCCGCTGCTCGACGCGTCCCCGCTGCGCCGGGAGCTGGTCGAGGGGATCGACCTGATGGTGGTGCGGGAGCTGACGGGCGGGATCTACTTCGGGGAGCCTCGTGGCGTGTCGTTCATCAACGGCGTGGAGACGGGGATCAATACGGAGATCTACACCCGGCCCGAAATCGAGCGGGTCGCCCGCGTCGCGTTCGAGCTTTCCCGCAAGCGTTCCCGGAGGGTCACCTCCGTGGACAAGTCGAACGTCCTTGAGGCGACGGAATTGTGGCGCAAGGTGGTGTCCGAGGTGGGCGCGAAGGAGTACCCCGACGTGGCGCTCTCCCACATGCTGGTCGACAACTGCGCGATGCAGCTCATCCGCAACCCGCGGCAGTTCGACGTCGTGGTGACGACCAACCTCTTCGGCGACATCCTCACCGACGAGGCTTCGATGATCACCGGGTCGATCGGGATGCTGCCGTCCGCCTCCATCGGGGGGAAGGTGGGGATGTACGAGCCGATCCACGGCAGCGCCCCCGACATTGCGGGGAAGGGGGTAGCGAACCCTCTTGCGACAATACTTTCCGTCGCGATGATGTTAAAATATTCGTTTGATATGCCCGCCGAGGCCGCCCGGATCGAGAAGGCGGTGGAGCGGGTACTCGCCGACGGGTACCGGACGGGCGACATCTACCGCGAGGGCGAGGGGAAAAAGGTCGGAACGACCGAAATGGGCGACCGGGTCCGGCACGCCGTCCTGAACCAATACCAGAAGAGGTGA